CCGCTCATATTCCACAGCAAGCTGTTCGTCACCGCATTCGCGTCGACCGTTGGACGGTTGTGGCCTGAAATGGGCGTGGACGCCATGGATCCTGGCTGGGTGCCGACCCGGAAGGGCGGCCCGGGAGCCGGCGACGGCCTTCGGCACGGCCACATCACGCAGGCCTGGCTCGCGCTGGGCGAGGACCCAGAAGCGCTGCCGGGTAGTCATTATTTGCACGACCAGAAAACTCAAGAACCGCATCAGGCCGTATGTGATGAACGCTTCCAGCCAGCGCTCCCCACCTCCGCGATTCGGAAAAATCCTATAATTTGGGATATTATCTATACAATCCTAGCAACAAGGGAGTTGTTCGGACTTATGATTCGCCAATTCTCTCGCCGAAAGGGGACATCTTGGTCACCCGCAAAGACATGCCCGCCAGAGTTCCGGGGATCGGCCTGGGCTTAACCCTTCTCTTTGCCTTCGTTGGCGGCGTCGGCGTAGGAAACCTGTACTGGGCCCAACCGCTTCTGGGAATCATAGCTGCAGAGCTAGGAGTCGGGCCAGGCGCGGCCGGGCTGCTCGTCACCCTGTCGCAAGTCGGCTATGCGCTCGGCGTGTTCTTCGTTGTGCCGCTCGGCGACACCATGCAGCGGAAGCGCCTGATCCCGGCCATCATGATCTGCTGTTCCCTGTCATTGGTGGGCTGCGCGTTGGCACCCGACTTCGCTCTTCTTTTGTCAACTCTTGCCCTGGTTGGCTTCACCAATGTTGCCGGTCAAATGCTGCTGCCGCTCGCCGGTGACCTGGCCACGGATGCGCAGCGCGCACGCGTACTCGGGACGGTGGCTTCCGGGCTTTTATCGGGCATCCTGCTTTCCCGATTAGTTAGCGGTATGGTGGCGGACGTCTTGGGATGGCGCATGATTTACGTTTTGGCGTCAGGGACGATTCTGGTTCTTGCCGTCATCATGTGGTTCGCAATTCCAGTCCTCAAGCCCAGGGAGCGGCTATCCTACGGCCGGCTCCTCCACTCGGTTCTCCAGGTGGCTTTTTGGTATCGGCAGGCCAGGGTGATCCCACTCTTTGGAGCGTCGTTGATGTGCGTATTCACCGCATTCTGGACTGGGCTCACGCTGTTGCTGTCTGCGCCTCCGTTCGCCTTCCAGTCATCACACGTTGGCCTGGTGAGCCTGCTCGGGGTCCTGGGAATCATCGGCGCCCGGTTCACTGGACGGGTATATGACCGCGGGTGGGCGGTGCCTGCCATCGGCATTGGGTTAATTGTTGCCTTGGTGGGGATCGCTTGCGCCGGTTTCGGCGGCGCGTCCATCGTCGCCATACTTATTGCTGTTTCATTACTCTCCGTCGGCACCCAATCCGTACTAGTGCTCCTCCAAACGATGATGGTCTCGATTGACCCCGCCGCACGCAGCCGCCTAAACACGGTCCACATTGTCAGCAATTTCATTGGCGGTGCCCTCGGTTCAACCCTGACCGCTCTACTTTGGCAGGTCGGCCAGTGGACGGCGGTCATGGCGTGCTCTGCACTCGTCATCATTTTTGCGCTCACATTATGGCTTCGCCACAGAAAGCGGGGCCTCGCCGCCTCCACTAAACAGATCGAGGGAGTTGAGTCGCCGAAGCAACAATGCCAGGACAGACCGTGCCAGCGGCGGGCCGAATCAAGTGTTATTTGAGAGCCACGGGGCTGCCCATACTTGGGTGAAGAACTGCTGTGACTAACCTTCCGGCGTTCCGATACCCTCATTGCCGCTAGGTCGGCTGCAATCACAACACCCCCCGAATCATGAACGACTGGGGCGAACCATGCCGGAACCAACCCTGCCGACACGCCCTCACCCAACAGAACTGGGCTGCGAAAAAGGGTATCGACGCTTAGAGACGCGCACGCCTTCCGATGCGCGACACCCGAAAATTATGCAGCACAGCGAGCAGAAGGAAGGATGGTCGATCTCGTCCACCCATTCCTCGAATACGCCTCGTCTGGCCAGCAGCAGCGGGTCTCCCCAAGCCAACAACGCATGGTATGAGTCCAACCCTTCTGGCCGTATCACCCCAATCGGGTAATACGGCCATCTTTGCCGGGCTGGCTGCACATCGTTGAGAGGCGCTCAGGGGACGATAACGCCCTTGCCGCTGCTCTGGCGGTCGAACCATTCGTAGGCCTTCACTGCCTCGCTCAGTTTCCAGCGATCCGTAAAGAGTGCGTCGACGGCGATGCCGCGGTCAAGGACGAAGTCTGCCAACCGGCCCATCTGCTCTGTCGAGAGCGTCCACGAAGTCTTGGCCGTTACTTGCTTTGAAAGCAGTTCTGTCATGTCGACCTGTAGCGGAGCTCCCCGCCCCACCCAGCACAGGGTACTCCAGAGGCCCAGCACCTGAAGCGCCTGGTTGGTAGCGATCGGCGCACCTGATGTCTCAAGGCTTTTCGTCACGCCGAGGCCTCCGGTGAGGTCGAGAACTGCCTCCCGGACGGAGCCGACCTCGAGCGGATTGATGGTTTCGGCCGCGCCAAACTCACGAGAACGTTCCAGCCGGTGCGGCTCGATATCGAGCGCGATGACCTTGGCTCCGAGCGCGGTGGCCAACTGGGTAGCGGAGAGACCTACCGGTCCCTGCCCGAAGATGGCGATGGTGTCGTCGCCGCGCAGATTGATCATTTCGAGTGCCCCCCACGCAGTTCCCGTGCCGCAGCTGATGGCGGCGGCGGCTTCGAAGGACAGGCCGTCAGGCAGAGGCATCACGATCGAAAACGGCACCTTGATGTAGTTGGCGTGCCCCCCGTTCACGGCGTATCCGAGCGCACGGTGTTCCTCACGGCACATGTGGGTCCAGCCCGTCCGGCACTGGTCGCAGCGTCCGCAACCGATGTAGTGGTGGATCATCACCCGGCGCCCTATCCACGACGCCGGCACCAGATCGCCGGCGGCCACGACGACGCCGGCGGGTTCGTGTCCGGCGATCGCTTTCGGCGTCTGGCCCTGTGGTTTTCGGTACTCGTGTAGGTCTGATCCGCACATTCCCGACGCGCGGACTTCGACGACGACCTCATCGGGTCCGGGGCTTGGATCCGGAAATTCCCGCAACTCGAGTTTGCGGTCTCCCTTGAATAGAACTCCTTGCATGGGATTCTCCTTGATATAGAAAGCTAAACGTGCGTGGTCAGCGGCTCACACCATCGGTGGGTGGCTAAAAGGGGTCGCACAGCTTTCGAAGTGCGGCACCGGAAAGGCCAGGGTTATTTACTGCAGGGAATCGGCGACTTCCTTTGAGATTCCGATTGATTTCAGTTCGATGTAGGCGTCGATGCCTTCCGGGCCGAACTCGCGGCCGAGCCCGCTCTGCTTCACGCCGCCCATCGGGGCGCGGAACCCTGCCGGATTCCCGTTCAGCTCCACAGTTCCGGTCTGCATCAGGCCAGCTAAGCGCAAACCGCGCTCGATGTCCGATGTGAAAACCGACCCGTTGAGGCCGTAGTTGGAGTTGTTGGCGATGGCGATGGCTTCATCCTCGGTCTCATACGGGATGACCGATACCACGGGTCCGAAGATTTCCTCCTGGGCGATGGTGGCGTCGGGGCCGACCCTGGTGAAGACCGTCGGCTCGACAAACCACCCCTTCTCCAGGCCGGAAGGCCGCCCGCCGCCCCGGACGAGCCGCGCACCTTCCGCGATGCCGGATGCAATGTACCCCTCAACCCGCTCACGCTGGCGGGCGCTTACGAGGGGCCCGATCTGGGTGGCCTCGTCCCGCGGGTCACCGACCGGCATGGTGTCGATCAATGCGTTCAGGCGGTCAAGGAACTCGTCCTCGAGCCGCGAGGGCACCAGGAGCCGGGTCTTGAGGCTGCAGACCTGTCCACTATTTCGGAACGATCCGATGCGCAGGGCTGACACGGCCGCATCCAGGTCGGCATCGTTGAGGATGACAGCGGCCGATTTGCCTCCGAGTTCCAGCGTCACCCGTCGCAGGTCCTGGGCGGAGATTTCGGCGATCCGCCGGCCGGCGACGCTCGACCCAGTGAACGTCACCTTGTTCACGCCGGGGTGCGAGACGAGGTACTCGCTGACCGCGCGGTCGGCGGGCACAACGTTCACAACCCCTGGCGGCAGGCCGGCCTCTGAGAGCAGTCGAGCCATGAAGTAGGCGTCCAGCGGAGTCTCCGGCGCCGGCTTGAGTACAACGGTGCAGCCCGCCAGCAGCGCCGGGACGATCTTCTGCACAGTCAGCGAGGCGGGTACGTTCCACGGCACTACAGCCGCCACCACGCCCACCGGCGCGCGCGTGACGAGCGCCTGGCCGTTAGCTGAACGGCGCACACTGCGGAATGGATACGTCTCCGCAGTCTCGAGGTACGCGTCGAGAATGCCAATGGGATTGACGACCTGGATGTTGCGGGACTGCGTGATCGGACATCCCATCTCAGCCGTAATAAGCTGGGCGAGCTCCTCGCTGTGCTCAACGAGGAGTTCGCGCAACCGTTTCAGGATCGCCACCCGTTCTGCCAGAGACATTGAGGGCCACGGCCCGGCGTCGAGGGCCTGACGAGCGGCGGCCACCGCCCGGTCGACGTCCTCGCGGGAGCCGGAAGGCACCGTGGCGATAACGTCCTCGCTCCACGGAGAGACCACCTCGATACGGTCCCGTGTTGCTGGTGCTACCCAGTCACCCCCGATAAATACCGAATCGTGGTTTGTCATCAAGTTAGTAGCCATTGGAAGCCCTCCGGGTAGTCTGTGGCTGTAGTGCGTCTCTTGGGTGGAAACCGGCACTTAGTCTTGGCCGGGAATAGTCACGGAGCCAAGTGCCTGCTGTTGGTGCTGTCCGACGAGTTCGGAACAGCCGGTGCCGCCACGGATGGATCAACTTCCGGGGATGAGTGACTCGCACTGTTCTTGGGGTCGCCGAGCAAAGAGTGGCGCAGGCTCACGTGACGTGTTTCCGGCGTGAGAAGGAAACCTGCCAAGCCAAGCGTCACGGCGAGCCCGATTGCATAGAACGCGGGGGCGACGGGGGTACCGAATTGGGTCACAAGGGCCGTGGCGACGAGCGGGGTCGTTCCTCCGAAGATGGCCGCGGCGAGGTTGAAGGCCAGCCCGTGCCCGGCGTACCGCACTCGGGTCGGGAAGACCTCGACCGCGATAACGAAGAACGCCGAATTGATGAGAGAAACACCGATCGCCAAGAGGCATTGTCCAAGGAGGGCACCGATCACCGTGCCATTGGAAGCCAGAGCGAATGCCGGATATGCCAACAGCACCAGCCAGATAAACCCCGCAGCGAGCACGGGCCTGCGTCCGAAACGATCGCTGATGCTGCCGAAGACAGGCCCGAGGCAGGCCAGGAGCAGGACTGAAGCTCCAGTGGTCAGCTGCGCTTGAAACTGGGAAAGGTGGCCGTACGTCACGACGAACGTGAACATGTACCCGATAACCAAGTAGGCCGCTGCCGTCTGCGGAGCCTGAAGCAGGAGAATCCGGCCGATTGACTTCCACGACTGGGCAAGGCCGCGCAGCGTGTCCTTGACAGTGACCTTCCCGGCCGCCGCAGCTTCAAACTCCTCAGGGTCATCGAGGCGCAACCTCAACCAGAAGCCGATCCCAGCGATTACGCCACCAATAACGAACGGCACGCGCCATCCCCAGTCCATATAGGCGGAGTCTCCCATTGCACCGCTGATGCCAACGATCATCAGCGACAGGAACGCGGTCGGGACGTAGAGGGCAAAGATAACGATGCCGATCCACTTCCCACGCTTGTTGTCGGGGGCGGATTCGATGACATAGGTGTAGCCGCCGGAGGACTCACCGCCCAATGACAGTCCCTGTACGAGGCGGCAGACCACGAGCAGGATCGGAGCAGCGATGCCAATCGCCGCGTACGAGGGGAGCAACCCGGTCAGCAGTGTAGCGCCGCCCATCATCAGGACCGTCAAAGACAGAATACGCATTCGGCCAAGACGATCGCCGAGGATGCCGAAAAGTACACCCCCGAGTGGCCGGGCAAAGAACGCTGCAGCGAAGACCGCAAACGTGGCAAGCAGCGCCGCGGCCGGATCGCCCTTGGGAAAGAAATGAATCGCGAGCGCCGGGGCCGTCAGTGCGTACACCGAGAAGTCAAATATCTCGACGACGCTGCCGATGGCCCCGCCCAGAAGTCGCTGATGTGGGCGAATTTCGGTCTTAGGTTTTTTCATGGTGTGTCTCCTCGTTGAGTGCCTGCATGATGCTGCTGAAGTAAGGAACTTCTCTGGTCGTTGGGGGGCAATCAAGAGCCCCACGACCGTTGAAGTGCCCTCGATGACCTTGATAAGGCTTGTGCAGGCTGCTTGCGACGTCCGTTTGCGGGCGGCCGCATGCAGTCACAGGGCCTTCGAGGTACCTTGTCCAAAGTCATTTGTGAGTGACGAAGGCGCCAATGCCTGGGTCAGCACAGGATTCAGATGGCTTTTGTGGAGCGTCGGCTTGTGTAACTCAGTTCCAGAAGTGACAGTATCCTGTTATGTAGGATTTCGTCAATAGAACTTACGGAATGGTGGAACGAGGTTCCATTCGTCTAGGCTGAGAGTACGCAACAGTTTACGACCGGGAGGCAGACAGGTGCGGAAGTCGTCTTCCCGCCGGCTGTGACGGACGCGGGTTCGGAAGGAAAATAGGCGAGCGTAGTAGGGAGACGGCATGAGTGCGGAACTGGAGCGCGGACTGCAGGCGATAGAGCTGATGAGCCAGGCGCCACGCGGGCTCACTTTCACTGACATTGCCGAGGGTTTGGAGACTTCCAAAGGCCCCACGCACCGGCTCATCAGTGAGCTGGTACGTCTGGGATATGTGCGAATCGACGAGTTTGGACGTTACCACCTGACGCTGAAACTTACGTCTCACGCCCTGCACTACCTCGAACTAATCCCGCTGGTGGACCTGGCGGGCCCCCTGCTGGAAGACCTCGCGATGGCCAGCGGGGAACTCGCGCGGCTGAACCTTGTAGACGGAAACCATCTTGTACGCGTCAGCAAGGCCCAGGGCAGGCAGTCCGGCCTGAAGTACGATCCCCTTCATGTTCACGGCGGCAACATTCCCCTTGCCTCCACGGCCAGCGGTTTACTCCTGCTTAGCGGCCTCCCCGACGACGAAGCTGCGATGCGTTTACAGGCAGAGGGTTTCGCGCCCTCGGACGAGTACGGCTCTGCTGCGCCCCGCAGCCTCGAAGAGGCCCTGGAGATACTGCACAGGGCACGGAAGGTTGGCTACCTGTACCTACCCAACATCTTTGAGGAAGGCATTGCGGCCCTTGCCTATCCTATCCGAGCGGCCGGCAGCACTGATATCGTCGGCGTACTCACCGTATCCGGACCCAGCTTCCGCTTCACCGAACAGGCAGCCCAAGGCGTGCTGCCTGTCATGGAGAAAATCGCCGACGAACTCGGACGCATACCTTTGGCAGACATGCTCGGATCCTACGTCCCCACCCGGTAGATGCCCCGGTGAAAAATCATGTTCAGACCTGCGAGCACGATGAGGCCAAGCTTTTGTAGCGCGCTGCCACGGTCAGTAATAAGGGCCGGGCTGGACAGGTACATCGCCACCCTGGTGGCGGCTGTAATCATGAACCGAGGTGTGACCGGGGGAGAAGGTGCTTGGCCGCGGTCGTCACCCAAACCAATCCCCTCACCATCGACGAGAGGGCGGTCAGGCCCCCACCTGCCCGTATAGCCCGGCGGGGCGACGGTGACCTCAACTCTTCATGGGAACCACTGTAGGGCGGCGCAGCGTTGATCGGGCCGCTGTCCGGAGCTTGAAGATCCTCGGGCAGAGGCAGCTCAGGGGTGTCAGCCGGAACGTCGCTTTCGAGGGTCACCGTGAAATAGGAATGTAGGTCGCTCCACCGGACTTCCAAGACGGTGCCCGCAATGCAGTTCCGGCGAGCGGTGTCGAAGTCGTCAAAGTCGTGGTGCGCCAGCGCGGCCACGGCAGGGTACGCCTTGGAGCATGAGCGCGGAGACAAAGACGCTGCGGCCAGTCGGACGGCACGGATGCCAAGCGTTAGAGGTGCCATGACTAGACAATATCCCGTTATTCGGGATATCCTCAGCGGAGGCCGTGTTGGTCCGGAAGACGACATGATGAGGTGCGTACCGGGCGGCACGGTGGAAGGCAGGGCCGCCATAGTTGCTGAAGAACCAATCGGCTGCCTGGGCCAGCAGGAAGAGATCGCCGCCGCGGTATTTTTGGTCGCCTCGCCAGTGGCAAGTTTCGTGAGCGGCTCCATTCTTGTCGTGCATGGCGGGCACACCATCCGGTATGACGTCGTCCAGCCTGGGGCGCTGCACTTCCCAGACCAACCAAATCCTCAAGAAAAAGGGAACCAACATAATGCGTGCAACCTTGATGTACGGCCCTGGTGACGTCCGGGTCGAGAACGTCCCGGACTCCGTCATCAAGCATCCTACAGATGCGCTGGTCCGAGTGACTGCGTCGTGCATCTGCGGCAGCGACCTGCACCCATACCACTCCATGTCCCCTGTAAACGGGCCCGCCCGGATGGGTCATGAGTTCATCGGCATCATCGAGGATATCGGCTCAGCAGTGACCACGCTGAAGAAAGGTGACCTCGTGGTCTCCCCGTTCGCTATCTCCGACAACACCTGTGAGTACTGCCGCGAAAAGATGCACACATCCTGTTCGCACCACGAGGCAGGCTTTTGGGACACCATCCCGGACGAAGGTGGCCAGGCCGAGGCAGCGCGTGTCCCACTGGCGGACGGAACCCTCGTCAAGCTGCCAGTCGCCGTCGACTCAGCCCTCATCCCATCCCTGCTGACCCTCGCGGACGTCCTTGGCACTGGCCACCACGCCGCCCATGCAGGCGGCGTCAACAAGGGCACCAACGTCACAGTGATCGGTGATGGGGCGGTCGGGCTGATGGCCGTGCTGGCCGCTAAACGTCTAGGCGCCGAGCAGATCATTCTCATGGGCCGGCACAAAGCCCGCACTGACCTCGGCCTCGATTTCGGCGCCACTGATGTTGTTTCCGCCCGCGGTGACGAAGGCATCGCGCAGGTCCGTGACTTGACCGGCGGCCACGGCACCCACGTGGTCCTTGAAGCGGTCGGACACATGCCGGCCTATGACCAGGCAGTGGGCGTCGTCCGCCCCGGCGGCATCATCAGCCGGGTTGGCGTCCCGCAGTACGAGGAAGGTCCCATTGGGTTCGGCAGCCTGTTCCGGCACAACATCAAACTCACTGGAGGACCCGCACCGGTGCGGGCATACATTGACGAGCTGCTGCCCGAAATTCTCAACGGCACCATAGAACCGGGCAAAGTATTTGACGTCACCACCAACATGGACGGCGTTCCTCAGGGATACAAGGACATGGACGAGCGCAGGAGCCTCAAGATCCTCATCCAACCCTGAGCCTGACAGAGGAAATGCCTGGCTTTGGTGTGGCGGTGACACTCAGTTGCTGTGGCCCTACAGTTCATTTTGTGGGCGATCCCTGCCGGGTCAGGGCAGGGCCAAGTGTCACGGATGGCCCTCGGTAAGCCCGCTTTAACAGCGCACTCCATCTCCCCGGGACTTGGAGCGCGACGGCGGTCCGTTGCCAAGGTACGCTTTCGCACGGTTGAGTCCTCCCACGAGCAGAAAAAGACCCGCGGGGTCCGAAGCGGGCGGTTTCGGACCCCTTGAGTCTGGTCGTTGGCCCTAATGAGTGCGGGTGTCCGTGCCGCAAGGCTTATGGGCCCAGTAGCACCTAGAGGGCGCGCCGCCGGACGTGAACCGCGGCACCGCCCGCCAACCATTCGCGCTTCATCCTCCTCGGTCCTCGTGCGCACAACTTTTTCGCCTGACTGGAAACGCGCTGCGAATGTAAATGTCGTGGTTCCCCGTCGCGAAGCGGCGAATTTCGCGCGCTGTGGGCAACGCACAAGGTTCGGCGCATTTACTCCGCGTCGGTTAAGACGGGCGGCCATCTGCCCAACGTGCGGTCCTCACATACGGGTGCGCAACGTGACCGTCTTCGTGGCCGCGGCGCTGCTTCTCACCGGAGCTGCCGCTCGGACCTTCGCGTCCGCCTCTCCGCAGATCATTTGCCACAGTCACATCACCCCAGACGCGCAAGTGCAACCCGAGCCGTACCTTGAAATGGACCGGGTCAGGGTACGTTGTGCCCGGCTGCTTGGATGAGTCCGTACCACTCGCCCCGGGTCAGTGGGATATCAGAGCCGTCCGCCGCGTCCCTAATGCGCTGGGGAGTGGTAGAACCAAGGACTACCTGGAAGCCGGCCGGGTGGCGGGTGATCCAGGCGGTGGCAATAGCGGTCGGTGTGACGCCGTACTCGGCCGCGAGCCGGTCGAGTTCGGCATTCAGCTCTGGATAGTCCAGGGAGCCGAAGAACACGCCGTCTTGAAATCCCTTCTGAAAAGGTGACCATGCCTGCAGGGTTATTTTGTTGATGCGGGCATAGTCGACGACGCCTCCTCCGTCACGGCTGATCGAGTCATCCTTACCTGTCATGTTCGCTGACAGGCCCTGCGCGATGATCGTGGAGTGGGTGAGTGACAGCTGTAACTGGTTCGCGACGATCGGCTGCGTCACCGCCGTCTTAAGCAAATCGATCTGCCGCGGCGTGTGGTTCGAGACCCCGAACGCACGGACTTTACCGCTGGATTCCAGGTGGTCAAATGCGCGGGCGACCTCCTCGGGCTCGACGAGCGCGTCGGGTCGGTGCAGTAGCAGCACGTCAATGTAGTCGGTTCCGAGGGCTTCCAGCGACTCTTCCGCGGAGGTCACGATGTGTTCGTAGGAGGAGTCATAATGCCACTCCTTCGCGACGATGCCAGTCTTCGTTTGCAGAGTGATTTGTTCGCGTTCGGTCGTGCTCAGTTTCAGGGCCGAGGCGAATCGTCGCTCACACGTGTGCGGTTCTCCGCCGTACAGGTCGGCGTGGTCGAAGAAGTCGATACCGGCCTCCCGGGCTGTGGTGTACAGCTCACGGATGTCCTCGTCGGAGTTATCCCTGATCCTCATCATGCCCGCCACGATGTTGGGCGCGAGGCTGCCTGTTGGCCCAAGGGGAACGGTGCGCATAATCTCCTCCAAGAAGAATCTTTATGTGAATTTGCCGGATCAATGCAACACCCTGAACCGCGGGGCCCGGCGTTTTGGGTTTAGTCGGTTTCGGGGCTTGTGCAGAAGGGACACTCGCTCCTGTTGGTGTCTCCTACACAGACTGGATCCGACCGGTTGCGAGCACAATCGGACCAGGCAAGATTGAGTGAAAATTGGGCTGCAGGGCCGGAAGAACCACCCTTATGTGGGCCAATCATCCAGAGGTCCTCGTATAGCCCCGGGCGGCCGCTTCTCTGTTGAGGTACGCCGTCAGTGAGAAACCGTGATGCGCCGAATGGTCTGTTTCTGGTCGTGCAGGAAAACAAATAAGCGGGGCTCTATCCCTTCGGCGGCCAACCAGAAGCCCGAGTTGTCCCTCATCACAGTGTCGATGACCCCTCGTCGTACTTCCCCGCCGAATCGTCGCACCTCCACGAGTTCGCTTGGTTTTGGCACCCAACCCGAGCTGGTGGGCTCGTTGTCCGTTCCGACAATGATGAAGGCGGCGTCGTCATCTTGCTTACGATCAGTAATCATGACCTCCCCTTGAACTCCCTAATGGTGGGTTTACAAGCCTGGGCCCCCAGCGGCCCTGCTGCTGCCTGGGAATCTCATAGCCCGCCCTACGGGCAACCTCAAGGACGAAACCCTTCGCCAGGACGAGCCGCGTCATCTACTGGTGTCGTGGTACAGTCCAGCGGCGCGTGCGCGCTGGGTAGCGAGCTCGATCACCAAATCGAGGTTGGGGGTGGGGACCTGCACTAGTTCGGCCAGATCGAGCGGGACCCGGAACAGTCCGTCGATCTCCATGGGCCGACCAGCCAAGAGGTCCTGCGCGATGCTTTGAAGATGACTGGATGTCGCCAGCTTGCTCAATCCTTTATCAGGATCGCCTGGGTCGCATCCGAGGGCGCGGGCAATCGCGACACCCTCGTCGGCCATCGCCTTGGCGGTGCCGGCAACGGCTGGCTTGTCAAGGACGTCCTTCATGGCCGAGGCGGTAACGACGCCGAGTGAACCCCCGATCAGGTTCATCACCAGCTTGGCCCAGACCGCGTCGCGGATTTTCGACGTGATGGTTACCTCCAGGCCGCTGGGGTTCAGGAGCGATGCCAGTATGTCGAGCCTTGCATCAGGCTTACCGTCGGGGCATCCGATGATCAGCCGGTTGACTGCGTTCTCGGCACGGATCACTCCCGGTGCGATTACACTGCAGGCAGTGTAGGCCACGGCGCCCGCAGCGCGTTCCGGGCCGATGTGGTCCCAGAGTGCCCCGGTGGGATCCAGCCGTCGCAAACGGGTACCGTCCAAGGTTCCGCCGTGAGAGTGGAAGTACCACCAAGGGATGCCGTTCATGACGAACAGCACCAGGCTGTCGCGGTGGAGCAGGGAAGCGACGTGCTCGGCGATGGCTGGCAGGGCCGGGGCCTTGACCGTGACGATGACAATGTCCTGGAGGCCAAGGCCGGCGGGCTGGTCGGTGGCGACCGGGTGGGAGAGGAGTGTCCCGTCGCGGGTTTCTACCCGCAAACCATTCTGTTGGATGGCGGCAAGCTGTTCACCGCGGGCGATCAGCGAGACCTCGGCGTCACTTCCGGCGAGCCGCCCGGCGATATGCCCACCGACGGCTCCGGCACCGTATATGCAGATTTTCATGTTCTCTGTTCCCTGGAGTCGACTACGCGAACTGCTGACGTTTTTGTGTTGCTGCAGTGCTGAGGAAGGTGATGTCGTTCCCGGTCGATACGTAACCGGCACCGAGTTCGAGGTATTGGCGGATCAGGTCCGGCCAACCACCAAGGCCGCCGATTCCCACCGAAACTCCATTCGCCTGGCAGGCCTTAATGACTCGCAGGTAGGCATCGTGCACCTTGGGGTGGTCCATCTGTCCGGCGATCCCAAGCCCGACGCTAAGGTCATTCGCTCCCACGAGGACCATGTCGAGGCCGTCCACGGCGGCAATTTCTTCGACGGCGTCGAGTCCCGTCTGGGACTCGATCATTGCGACGACCATCGAGGACTCATCAAGCACCCGGAGGACGTCGGCGGGCGGGTACGCCCGGTAGTTCAGCTGCGGGGCGGCGCCGGCGAGGGAGCGTTCCCCAAGGGGCGCGTGCTTCACTGCGCGGACGAGGGCGCGTGCCTGGGCGGCCGATTCCACGTCTGGCACGATGATGCCCATGGCGCCGGAGTCCATAACTCTGGCGATGAGTGCAGGGTCCAGGCCGGGGACGCGGACCAGAGGGGTGACGCCGAGGTGGTTGCAGGCCATGCAAATTTGCCCTGCGGCTTCCAGGGAGAAGCTGCTGTGCTCCATATCAATGTAAATGGAGTCAAAACCAGCGGTGTAGGCGATGGATGCGATGTCCACGGTCCGCACCAGCCGGACGGTCATCGAATATACGGTCTCGCCCTTGGCCAGCTTCTCTTTGGCGTGGTTGCGCAGCAGGGGAGTGGCTTCATTGTTCATGTTCTGTGGTCTCCTGATCGACGTAGTTGTTTTAGCCGAAGAGAGCCGGCAGTGTTTGGGCCTCGTCTTCGAACCCGTACACGGATTTGATTTCGAGGTATTCTTCAAGGCCGAACCTGCCCATGGAGCGGCCGATGCCTGACTGCTTGTAGCCGCCCATGGGGGTGTAGG
This genomic stretch from Micrococcaceae bacterium Sec5.1 harbors:
- a CDS encoding alcohol dehydrogenase catalytic domain-containing protein codes for the protein MRATLMYGPGDVRVENVPDSVIKHPTDALVRVTASCICGSDLHPYHSMSPVNGPARMGHEFIGIIEDIGSAVTTLKKGDLVVSPFAISDNTCEYCREKMHTSCSHHEAGFWDTIPDEGGQAEAARVPLADGTLVKLPVAVDSALIPSLLTLADVLGTGHHAAHAGGVNKGTNVTVIGDGAVGLMAVLAAKRLGAEQIILMGRHKARTDLGLDFGATDVVSARGDEGIAQVRDLTGGHGTHVVLEAVGHMPAYDQAVGVVRPGGIISRVGVPQYEEGPIGFGSLFRHNIKLTGGPAPVRAYIDELLPEILNGTIEPGKVFDVTTNMDGVPQGYKDMDERRSLKILIQP
- a CDS encoding aldo/keto reductase, translating into MRTVPLGPTGSLAPNIVAGMMRIRDNSDEDIRELYTTAREAGIDFFDHADLYGGEPHTCERRFASALKLSTTEREQITLQTKTGIVAKEWHYDSSYEHIVTSAEESLEALGTDYIDVLLLHRPDALVEPEEVARAFDHLESSGKVRAFGVSNHTPRQIDLLKTAVTQPIVANQLQLSLTHSTIIAQGLSANMTGKDDSISRDGGGVVDYARINKITLQAWSPFQKGFQDGVFFGSLDYPELNAELDRLAAEYGVTPTAIATAWITRHPAGFQVVLGSTTPQRIRDAADGSDIPLTRGEWYGLIQAAGHNVP
- a CDS encoding 2-dehydropantoate 2-reductase; translation: MKICIYGAGAVGGHIAGRLAGSDAEVSLIARGEQLAAIQQNGLRVETRDGTLLSHPVATDQPAGLGLQDIVIVTVKAPALPAIAEHVASLLHRDSLVLFVMNGIPWWYFHSHGGTLDGTRLRRLDPTGALWDHIGPERAAGAVAYTACSVIAPGVIRAENAVNRLIIGCPDGKPDARLDILASLLNPSGLEVTITSKIRDAVWAKLVMNLIGGSLGVVTASAMKDVLDKPAVAGTAKAMADEGVAIARALGCDPGDPDKGLSKLATSSHLQSIAQDLLAGRPMEIDGLFRVPLDLAELVQVPTPNLDLVIELATQRARAAGLYHDTSR
- a CDS encoding aldolase/citrate lyase family protein, whose protein sequence is MNNEATPLLRNHAKEKLAKGETVYSMTVRLVRTVDIASIAYTAGFDSIYIDMEHSSFSLEAAGQICMACNHLGVTPLVRVPGLDPALIARVMDSGAMGIIVPDVESAAQARALVRAVKHAPLGERSLAGAAPQLNYRAYPPADVLRVLDESSMVVAMIESQTGLDAVEEIAAVDGLDMVLVGANDLSVGLGIAGQMDHPKVHDAYLRVIKACQANGVSVGIGGLGGWPDLIRQYLELGAGYVSTGNDITFLSTAATQKRQQFA